In one window of Streptomyces sp. NBC_01224 DNA:
- a CDS encoding PIG-L family deacetylase, whose protein sequence is MAAAGAMSPAVLSACTAPSPPRRRNPTADPTPGLPISTSHQALMMQILAHPDDDLYFMNPDTQQALDTGTPLVCVYLTAGEATGINRAPGRPQPAPDKAAYSSSRHQGLRQAYATLLGLDRFTDWQKSVIDLHGNHRAEINRLSNGGRKVELIFINTAMHTSYGRLGLPSLWQDRRLGLPTVVADNSPLKRAGSYTYDGLIDVLVGLFDRFRPSTVHTMDPDPDVQHSSELVRRRDSEQPGYSDHPDHTAAALFTWTALIRWVARATEDGGEVPSFATTAFRGYYNRHWPKNLPPAVLAEKASHLVPYGGSIHWRCGNSAGCGDYGVGGNRPLTNRKGWVRSTHYRYPGPRPAVATDPDGRLVAYGVLGLRAVRWRESAPGSGVWDTPDDLGGGPLAPVLGSATLPDGRQLLVGLRFAALSGHGADNEREIVALEQRSPGGGFRPWQGLGNPERAYDAGRRIGVPVAVAAPDGRVHLFVRNAEKGLTTRVRDTDGRWSGWRDTGGGEVQDGLTAVVDDAGRVHVFAAGRYAVHHWTQDAPGDEVTARTQISGVPVPGDGPAALPGAHGTVELFYRAAAKAALTTVMTGETADETGIDGYGRLIEDRVGFDGYGPVSAAGSPRGPVLLGRTEKGLIQLRTSQGISVRERGPVALDGPALHVGRDGRPTVVALGVDAHPWLWRPRPA, encoded by the coding sequence ATGGCGGCGGCCGGTGCGATGAGCCCGGCAGTCCTGAGCGCCTGCACCGCGCCTTCGCCGCCCCGCCGCCGCAACCCCACCGCGGACCCGACGCCCGGCCTGCCGATCAGCACCTCGCACCAGGCCCTGATGATGCAGATCCTCGCCCACCCGGACGACGACCTGTACTTCATGAACCCGGACACGCAACAGGCCCTCGACACCGGAACGCCGCTGGTCTGTGTCTATCTGACCGCGGGCGAGGCCACCGGCATCAACCGCGCACCCGGCCGCCCGCAGCCCGCCCCCGACAAGGCCGCGTACTCCTCCTCCCGCCATCAGGGGCTCCGGCAGGCGTACGCGACGCTGCTGGGCCTCGACAGGTTCACGGACTGGCAGAAGTCCGTCATCGACCTGCACGGCAACCACCGCGCCGAGATCAACCGCCTCAGCAACGGCGGCCGCAAGGTCGAGCTGATCTTCATCAACACCGCCATGCACACCTCGTACGGGCGTCTCGGGCTGCCCAGCCTCTGGCAGGACCGAAGGCTCGGCCTGCCGACCGTCGTCGCCGACAACTCCCCGCTGAAGCGAGCCGGTTCGTACACGTACGACGGGCTGATCGACGTCCTGGTCGGGCTGTTCGACCGGTTCCGGCCCAGCACGGTGCACACCATGGACCCGGACCCCGACGTCCAGCACAGCAGCGAACTCGTCCGCCGCCGGGACAGCGAGCAGCCGGGCTACTCCGACCACCCCGACCACACCGCGGCCGCGCTGTTCACCTGGACGGCGCTGATCCGGTGGGTGGCGCGGGCCACCGAGGACGGCGGTGAGGTGCCGAGCTTCGCCACCACGGCGTTCCGCGGCTACTACAACCGGCACTGGCCGAAGAATCTGCCGCCCGCCGTGCTGGCGGAGAAGGCCTCGCACCTGGTGCCGTACGGGGGTTCGATCCACTGGCGCTGCGGCAACTCCGCGGGCTGCGGGGACTACGGCGTGGGCGGCAACCGGCCGCTGACCAACCGGAAGGGCTGGGTACGGTCCACCCACTATCGTTACCCGGGCCCTCGGCCCGCCGTCGCCACCGACCCGGACGGCAGGCTCGTCGCATACGGGGTGCTGGGGCTGCGGGCGGTGCGCTGGCGCGAGAGCGCCCCGGGCAGCGGGGTGTGGGACACTCCGGACGACCTCGGCGGCGGCCCGCTCGCCCCGGTCCTGGGCAGCGCGACCCTGCCTGACGGGCGGCAATTGCTCGTCGGACTGCGGTTCGCGGCGCTCAGCGGGCACGGGGCGGACAACGAGCGCGAGATCGTCGCGCTGGAGCAGCGCTCTCCGGGCGGCGGTTTCCGTCCCTGGCAGGGGCTGGGGAACCCGGAGCGCGCCTATGACGCCGGGCGCCGGATCGGCGTCCCGGTCGCGGTCGCCGCTCCCGACGGGCGCGTCCATCTCTTCGTACGGAACGCGGAGAAGGGCCTCACTACGCGGGTACGGGACACGGACGGCCGGTGGAGCGGGTGGCGGGACACCGGCGGGGGCGAGGTCCAGGACGGGCTGACCGCTGTGGTGGACGACGCGGGACGTGTCCATGTCTTCGCGGCGGGCCGCTACGCGGTGCATCACTGGACCCAGGACGCGCCCGGGGATGAGGTCACCGCACGCACCCAGATCAGCGGCGTACCGGTGCCGGGGGACGGCCCGGCCGCGCTGCCCGGTGCGCACGGGACGGTCGAGCTGTTCTACCGCGCGGCGGCGAAGGCCGCTCTGACGACCGTAATGACCGGGGAGACGGCTGACGAGACCGGCATCGACGGATACGGGCGGCTGATCGAGGACCGGGTGGGCTTCGACGGGTACGGGCCGGTGTCCGCCGCGGGGTCGCCGCGCGGCCCGGTGCTGCTCGGCCGCACCGAGAAGGGCCTGATCCAGCTCCGTACGTCCCAAGGGATCTCCGTACGCGAGCGCGGGCCGGTGGCGCTGGACGGGCCCGCGCTGCATGTCGGCAGGGACGGGCGGCCGACGGTGGTGGCGCTGGGGGTCGACGCCCACCCCTGGCTCTGGCGCCCCCGGCCGGCCTGA
- the tuf gene encoding elongation factor Tu: protein MAKAKFERTKPHVNIGTIGHIDHGKTTLTAAITKVLHDAYPDLNEASAFDQIDKAPEERQRGITISIAHVEYQTESRHYAHVDCPGHADYIKNMITGAAQMDGAILVVAATDGPMPQTKEHVLLARQVGVPYIVVALNKADMVDDEEILELVELEVRELLSEYEFPGDDLPVVKVSALKALEGDKEWGQTVLDLMKAVDESIPQPERDVDKPFLMPIEDVFTITGRGTVVTGRIERGVLKVNETVDIVGIKQEKTTTTVTGIEMFRKLLDEGQAGENVGLLLRGIKREDVERGQVIIKPGSVTPHTEFEAQAYILSKDEGGRHTPFFNNYRPQFYFRTTDVTGVVTLPEGTEMVMPGDNTVMNVTLIQPVAMEEGLKFAIREGGRTVGAGQVTKIVK from the coding sequence GTGGCGAAGGCGAAGTTCGAGCGGACTAAGCCGCACGTCAACATCGGCACCATCGGTCACATTGACCACGGTAAGACGACCCTCACGGCCGCCATTACCAAGGTGCTGCACGACGCGTACCCGGACCTGAACGAGGCCTCGGCCTTCGACCAGATCGACAAGGCTCCCGAGGAGCGCCAGCGCGGTATCACGATCTCGATCGCGCACGTCGAGTACCAGACGGAGTCGCGTCACTACGCGCACGTCGACTGCCCGGGTCACGCCGACTACATCAAGAACATGATCACGGGTGCGGCGCAGATGGACGGCGCCATCCTCGTGGTCGCCGCCACCGACGGCCCGATGCCGCAGACCAAGGAGCACGTGCTCCTGGCCCGCCAGGTCGGCGTTCCGTACATCGTTGTCGCCCTGAACAAGGCCGACATGGTGGACGACGAGGAGATCCTGGAGCTCGTCGAGCTCGAGGTCCGTGAGCTCCTCTCCGAGTACGAGTTCCCGGGCGACGACCTTCCGGTCGTCAAGGTCTCGGCGCTCAAGGCTCTTGAGGGCGACAAGGAGTGGGGCCAGACCGTCCTCGACCTGATGAAGGCCGTCGACGAGTCGATCCCGCAGCCCGAGCGCGACGTCGACAAGCCGTTCCTGATGCCGATCGAGGACGTCTTCACGATCACCGGTCGTGGCACCGTCGTCACCGGTCGTATCGAGCGTGGTGTCCTGAAGGTCAACGAGACCGTCGACATCGTCGGTATCAAGCAGGAGAAGACCACCACCACGGTCACCGGCATCGAGATGTTCCGCAAGCTGCTCGACGAGGGCCAGGCCGGTGAGAACGTCGGTCTGCTCCTCCGTGGCATCAAGCGCGAGGACGTCGAGCGCGGCCAGGTCATCATCAAGCCCGGTTCGGTCACGCCGCACACCGAGTTCGAGGCCCAGGCCTACATCCTGTCGAAGGACGAGGGTGGCCGTCACACCCCCTTCTTCAACAACTACCGCCCGCAGTTCTACTTCCGTACCACGGACGTGACGGGCGTTGTGACCCTTCCCGAGGGCACCGAGATGGTCATGCCGGGCGACAACACCGTCATGAACGTCACGCTGATCCAGCCGGTCGCCATGGAAGAGGGCCTGAAGTTCGCCATCCGTGAGGGTGGTCGGACCGTGGGCGCCGGCCAGGTCACCAAGATCGTCAAGTAA
- the fusA gene encoding elongation factor G — protein sequence MATTSLDLAKVRNIGIMAHIDAGKTTTTERILFYTGVSYKIGEVHDGAATMDWMEQEQERGITITSAATTCHWPLNDVDHTINIIDTPGHVDFTVEVERSLRVLDGAVTVFDGVAGVEPQSETVWRQADRYGVPRICFVNKLDRTGAEFHRCVDMIVDRLGAVPLVMQLPIGAEADFKGVVDLVSMKAFVWPEEAAKGEMYDTVDIPDTHIEAAQEWRGKLLEAVSENDDQMMELYLEGVEPTEEQLHEAIRRITLASKGSADSVTVTPVFCGTAFKNKGVQPLLDAVVRYLPSPLDVEAIEGHDVKDPEVVIKRKPSDDEPFSGLAFKIASDPHLGKLTFVRIYSGRLEAGTAVLNSVKGKKERIGKIYRMHANKREEISSVGAGDIIAVMGLKQTTTGETLCDDKNPVILESMDFPAPVIQVAIEPKSKGDQEKLGVAIQRLSEEDPSFQVHSDEETGQTIIGGMGELHLEVLVDRMKREFRVEANVGKPQVAYRETIRKAVERIDYTHKKQTGGTGQFAKVQIALEPIEGGDASYEFVNKVTGGRIPREYIPSVDAGAQEAMQFGILAGYEMVGVRVTLLDGGYHEVDSSELAFKIAGSQAFKEGARKASPVLLEPMMAVEVTTPEDYMGDVIGDLNSRRGQIQAMEERSGARVVKGLVPLSEMFGYVGDLRSKTSGRASYSMQFDSYAEVPRNVAEEIIAKAKGE from the coding sequence ATGGCCACCACTTCGCTTGACCTGGCCAAGGTCCGCAACATTGGGATCATGGCCCACATCGACGCGGGCAAGACGACCACCACTGAGCGGATCCTGTTCTACACCGGCGTTTCGTACAAGATCGGTGAAGTCCACGACGGCGCTGCCACGATGGACTGGATGGAGCAGGAGCAGGAGCGCGGCATCACGATCACGTCCGCCGCGACGACCTGTCACTGGCCGCTCAATGATGTTGACCACACCATCAACATCATCGACACCCCGGGTCACGTCGACTTCACCGTCGAGGTGGAGCGTTCGCTCCGCGTCCTCGACGGCGCTGTCACCGTGTTCGACGGTGTGGCGGGCGTCGAGCCCCAGTCCGAGACTGTCTGGCGTCAGGCGGACCGCTACGGCGTGCCGCGTATCTGCTTCGTCAACAAGCTCGACCGCACGGGTGCCGAGTTCCACCGTTGCGTCGACATGATCGTCGACCGCCTCGGTGCAGTCCCGCTCGTCATGCAGCTCCCCATCGGCGCCGAGGCCGACTTCAAGGGCGTCGTCGACCTCGTGTCGATGAAGGCCTTTGTGTGGCCGGAAGAGGCCGCCAAGGGTGAGATGTACGACACCGTCGACATCCCGGACACCCACATCGAGGCAGCTCAGGAGTGGCGCGGCAAGCTGCTCGAGGCCGTCTCCGAGAACGACGACCAGATGATGGAGCTGTACCTGGAGGGCGTCGAGCCCACCGAGGAGCAGCTGCACGAGGCGATCCGTCGGATCACCCTCGCATCGAAGGGCAGTGCCGACTCGGTCACCGTCACCCCGGTGTTCTGTGGCACGGCGTTCAAGAACAAGGGCGTCCAGCCCCTGCTCGACGCGGTCGTCCGCTACCTGCCTTCCCCCCTGGACGTCGAGGCCATCGAGGGCCACGACGTCAAGGACCCCGAGGTTGTCATCAAGCGCAAGCCTTCGGACGACGAGCCGTTCTCCGGCCTGGCGTTCAAGATCGCGAGCGACCCGCACCTCGGCAAGCTCACCTTCGTCCGGATCTACTCCGGCCGCCTCGAGGCCGGCACCGCGGTGCTGAACTCGGTCAAGGGCAAGAAGGAGCGCATCGGCAAGATCTACCGCATGCACGCGAACAAGCGTGAGGAGATCTCGTCGGTGGGCGCGGGCGACATCATCGCCGTCATGGGCCTGAAGCAGACCACCACCGGTGAGACGCTGTGTGACGACAAGAACCCGGTCATCCTGGAGTCCATGGACTTCCCGGCGCCGGTCATTCAGGTCGCCATCGAGCCCAAGTCCAAGGGCGACCAGGAGAAGCTGGGTGTCGCCATCCAGCGCCTCTCCGAGGAGGACCCGTCCTTCCAGGTGCACTCCGACGAGGAGACCGGCCAGACCATCATCGGTGGTATGGGCGAGCTTCACCTCGAGGTGCTGGTCGACCGCATGAAGCGCGAGTTCCGCGTCGAGGCGAACGTCGGCAAGCCGCAGGTCGCGTACCGCGAGACGATCCGCAAGGCCGTCGAGCGCATCGACTACACGCACAAGAAGCAGACTGGTGGTACCGGCCAGTTCGCGAAGGTGCAGATCGCCCTTGAGCCCATCGAGGGTGGCGACGCGTCCTACGAGTTCGTCAACAAGGTCACCGGTGGCCGCATCCCCCGTGAGTACATCCCCTCGGTGGACGCGGGTGCTCAGGAGGCCATGCAGTTCGGCATCCTGGCCGGCTACGAGATGGTGGGCGTCCGCGTCACCCTTCTCGACGGTGGTTACCACGAGGTCGACTCCTCCGAGCTCGCCTTCAAGATCGCCGGTTCGCAGGCGTTCAAGGAGGGTGCCCGCAAGGCATCCCCCGTGCTCCTCGAGCCGATGATGGCCGTCGAGGTCACCACGCCCGAGGACTACATGGGCGATGTCATCGGCGACCTCAACTCCCGCCGTGGCCAGATCCAGGCCATGGAGGAGCGCAGCGGCGCTCGCGTCGTGAAGGGCCTCGTGCCCCTCTCGGAGATGTTCGGCTACGTCGGAGACCTCCGCAGCAAGACCTCGGGTCGCGCAAGCTACTCGATGCAGTTCGACTCCTACGCCGAGGTTCCGCGGAACGTCGCCGAGGAGATCATCGCGAAGGCCAAGGGCGAGTAA
- the rpsG gene encoding 30S ribosomal protein S7 — protein sequence MPRKGPAPKRPVIIDPVYGSPLVTSLINKILLNGKRSTAERIVYGAMEGLREKTGNDPVITLKRALENVKPSLEVKSRRVGGATYQVPIEVKPGRASTLALRWLVGYSRARREKTMTERLMNELLDASNGLGAAVKKREDTHKMAESNKAFAHYRW from the coding sequence ATGCCTCGTAAGGGCCCCGCCCCGAAGCGCCCGGTCATCATCGACCCGGTCTACGGTTCTCCTCTTGTCACCTCGCTGATCAACAAGATCCTGCTCAACGGCAAGCGTTCCACTGCCGAGCGGATCGTGTACGGCGCCATGGAAGGCCTCCGCGAGAAGACCGGCAACGACCCGGTCATCACGCTGAAGCGCGCGCTTGAGAACGTCAAGCCCTCGCTCGAGGTCAAGTCCCGCCGTGTCGGTGGCGCCACCTACCAGGTGCCGATCGAGGTCAAGCCCGGTCGCGCCTCCACCCTCGCGCTGCGCTGGCTCGTGGGTTACTCCCGCGCCCGCCGCGAGAAGACCATGACCGAGCGCCTCATGAACGAGCTGCTCGACGCCTCCAACGGTCTTGGCGCTGCTGTCAAGAAGCGAGAGGACACCCACAAGATGGCCGAGTCCAACAAGGCCTTCGCGCACTACCGCTGGTAG
- the rpsL gene encoding 30S ribosomal protein S12 produces the protein MPTIQQLVRKGRQDKVEKNKTPALEGSPQRRGVCTRVFTTTPKKPNSALRKVARVRLTSGIEVTAYIPGEGHNLQEHSIVLVRGGRVKDLPGVRYKIIRGSLDTQGVKNRKQARSRYGAKKEK, from the coding sequence GTGCCTACGATCCAGCAGCTGGTCCGGAAGGGCCGGCAGGACAAGGTCGAGAAGAACAAGACGCCCGCACTCGAGGGTTCGCCCCAGCGCCGCGGCGTCTGCACGCGTGTGTTCACGACCACCCCGAAGAAGCCGAACTCGGCACTCCGTAAGGTCGCGCGTGTGCGTCTGACCTCCGGTATCGAGGTCACGGCCTACATCCCGGGTGAGGGACACAACCTGCAGGAGCACTCCATCGTGCTCGTGCGTGGTGGCCGTGTGAAGGACCTGCCGGGTGTTCGTTACAAGATCATCCGCGGCTCCCTTGACACCCAGGGTGTCAAGAACCGCAAGCAGGCCCGCAGCCGCTACGGCGCCAAGAAGGAGAAGTAA